The window TATTCCTGCACTGCGGGGTTGCCGTGCACAGGCAGGGAGCCATTGCGGATAAAGTGATCCACAAGGCCGAAAACTGTTTCATTGCCGCAGAAGTTTCCTGCGGCTATGGCTGCCTTGTAGGCAGGCAGGTTTGCCTCAAAGCGTTGCAGCAGTTCCGGCTCCAGCGTGAGCATGTCGGCCTGCATGCCGTAGTTCAGGCGTTCAATATAGAGCGCGTTGAAGCGCTGTTCCACCATGGCCTTGAGGGGTAGGGTGAGTATGGGTTTGCCCAGGTGCAAGGCCTCGCCCATGAGGGTATGCCCGCCGCCCTGGATAACGTAGGAGCAGCCCTCCAGCAGTCGCAGAAAGCCTTCTTCGCTTTTGCGCATGAAGATAACGTTGTCCTCCTGCCCATCGGTGCGGTCGTAGCCGAAGACGTAGCAGGTCTTGCGCGTGGCTGCGCGCAGAAAGTCCACCAGCTTGCGGTGGGTTGAATTGCTTTGGTACACGAGCACGTGGCCGTCATCGCGCGGGTTGAGCGCAAGCACGCTGTCGCGCAGGATTGGCGGGGCTACGCGCGCCTTGTACTGCGGCAGCACCGGCGGCGAGTAGAAAGATATGATGAGGTTTTCTGCCGTGGGGCGGAAGAGATAGCGCGGGGTGAGGCCCTGCACAAAGGTATCCCACCACATGTTGGGCGGCAGGTTGTGCTGGCAGCAGGTGATGATGTGCTGATGGTCGAGGGTCAGGCAGGGCAGACCGGCCTTTTCGGCGGCGCGCGGCACAAAATATTCCAGATCGGTCATGCAGACATCGGGCTGGAATTCATCAATGAGCCGCGACACCTGATCAATATAGCGCTGCCTGTGCCACAGCAGGGGCAGGGCCCGGCTGATGGTGGCGGCCATGTCCACCTTGTAATCCTTGAACACCGTGCCCAGGTTGGGCAGTCGGCGCACGGGGAATTCCGGCTCAAGAATTTTTGGGGCGTCGTCGTCCGCCACAAAAAGAAATTCGTGCCGTGAAAGGCGGCGGGCTATGGTCAGGCCGCGCATGGCGTGCCCGTGGCCTGTGCCGTGAATGCCGTAAAGTACGCGCGC of the Desulfovibrio sp. genome contains:
- a CDS encoding glycosyltransferase family protein, whose amino-acid sequence is MARVLYGIHGTGHGHAMRGLTIARRLSRHEFLFVADDDAPKILEPEFPVRRLPNLGTVFKDYKVDMAATISRALPLLWHRQRYIDQVSRLIDEFQPDVCMTDLEYFVPRAAEKAGLPCLTLDHQHIITCCQHNLPPNMWWDTFVQGLTPRYLFRPTAENLIISFYSPPVLPQYKARVAPPILRDSVLALNPRDDGHVLVYQSNSTHRKLVDFLRAATRKTCYVFGYDRTDGQEDNVIFMRKSEEGFLRLLEGCSYVIQGGGHTLMGEALHLGKPILTLPLKAMVEQRFNALYIERLNYGMQADMLTLEPELLQRFEANLPAYKAAIAAGNFCGNETVFGLVDHFIRNGSLPVHGNPAVQE